One segment of Acidimicrobiales bacterium DNA contains the following:
- the hisC gene encoding histidinol-phosphate transaminase has product MTVGRPRASVAAMASYRPGKSVAMAADEHGLDSTDEAQAVKLSSNENPYPPVASVVKAVAAAVGEVNRYGDHGAVELRHALAGWLGVDVGRVVTGCGSVGLLQQLFLAYVDPGDEVVYPWPSFEAYPVDVAITAATEVAVPLAGHTADLDALAAAVTRRTKLVVLANPNNPTGTALHVDRIRSLVERVPDDVLVVVDEAYREFVTADLGDPIAALVPDHPNVVVLRTFSKAYGLAALRTGYGVADPSVAEQIDKVLIPFAVNHLAQVGSLAAIAARDEVQVVIDRLTSERDRVAVALRDAGWEVPDAHANFVWLPLGERTDEVFPALERRGVVVRPFPGVGIRVTIGTPAENDRFLEVLADLD; this is encoded by the coding sequence ATGACGGTGGGGCGACCGAGGGCATCCGTCGCTGCCATGGCCTCGTATCGGCCCGGAAAGTCGGTGGCCATGGCCGCCGACGAGCACGGCCTCGATTCGACCGACGAGGCCCAAGCGGTCAAGTTGTCATCCAACGAGAACCCGTACCCGCCGGTGGCATCGGTGGTCAAGGCGGTGGCCGCGGCGGTCGGCGAGGTGAACCGTTACGGCGACCATGGGGCGGTCGAGCTCCGTCATGCCCTGGCCGGATGGCTGGGTGTCGACGTCGGACGGGTAGTTACGGGCTGCGGGTCAGTCGGCCTGCTTCAGCAGCTCTTCTTGGCCTACGTCGACCCTGGAGACGAGGTGGTCTATCCGTGGCCGTCGTTTGAGGCCTATCCGGTGGATGTGGCGATCACCGCGGCCACCGAGGTGGCGGTTCCGCTGGCTGGACACACCGCCGATCTGGATGCGTTGGCCGCGGCCGTGACGCGCCGGACCAAGCTGGTGGTGCTGGCCAACCCCAACAATCCGACTGGGACCGCGCTGCACGTGGATCGGATCCGTTCGCTGGTGGAGCGGGTGCCCGACGACGTGCTGGTTGTGGTCGACGAGGCTTACCGGGAGTTCGTGACCGCGGACCTGGGTGATCCGATCGCCGCCCTGGTGCCTGATCATCCCAACGTGGTGGTGCTGCGGACGTTCTCCAAGGCTTACGGTTTGGCGGCCCTCCGGACCGGGTATGGCGTGGCCGACCCGTCGGTGGCCGAGCAGATCGACAAGGTCCTGATCCCGTTTGCCGTGAACCATCTGGCCCAGGTGGGGTCGTTAGCCGCCATTGCCGCCCGTGATGAGGTGCAGGTCGTGATCGACCGGCTGACCTCGGAACGCGACCGGGTGGCGGTGGCTCTGCGGGACGCTGGGTGGGAGGTGCCCGACGCCCACGCCAACTTCGTGTGGCTGCCTCTGGGTGAGCGTACCGACGAGGTCTTTCCCGCTTTGGAACGGCGGGGCGTGGTGGTCCGACCGTTTCCAGGAGTGGGGATCCGGGTCACGATAGGCACACCAGCCGAGAACGATCGGTTTCTGGAGGTACTGGCCGACCTGGACTGA
- a CDS encoding SDR family oxidoreductase, with the protein MDLGIAGRTALITGASAGLGLASAQALAAEGVRVALVSRSTEKLAAALPTVAGEPVSVAADLTDDESIDAMLSEVVATLGHVDILVANAGGPPPGTFTSTDDDLYPAALQLNLLAHVRMCRALIPPMRERGWGRVVAITSATVREPSPNLMLSNTARAGLTAFLKTTATEVAGDGVTVNSVQPGLHATSRLRELYDDLDAVAADHPMGRIGDPGDFGRIVAFLCSETANYVNGTGLPVEGGSLKGS; encoded by the coding sequence ATGGACTTGGGCATTGCCGGACGTACTGCGCTGATCACCGGGGCCTCTGCCGGCCTTGGTCTGGCCTCTGCGCAGGCTCTGGCCGCTGAGGGGGTACGGGTAGCATTGGTCTCGCGGTCAACCGAAAAGCTGGCCGCCGCGCTACCCACTGTTGCCGGCGAGCCGGTCTCCGTCGCTGCGGACCTGACCGACGACGAGTCGATCGACGCCATGTTGTCCGAAGTAGTGGCAACCCTCGGCCACGTGGACATCCTGGTGGCCAACGCCGGCGGACCGCCTCCAGGCACGTTCACCTCCACTGACGACGACCTCTACCCGGCGGCCCTCCAGTTGAACCTGCTGGCCCACGTCCGGATGTGCCGGGCCCTCATCCCGCCCATGCGCGAGCGAGGTTGGGGACGGGTAGTGGCCATCACTTCGGCCACGGTGCGCGAACCGTCCCCGAACCTGATGCTTTCCAACACCGCCCGGGCCGGACTGACAGCGTTCCTCAAGACCACGGCCACGGAGGTGGCCGGCGACGGGGTGACGGTCAACTCGGTCCAGCCGGGCCTGCACGCCACCAGCCGCCTGCGCGAACTCTACGACGACCTGGACGCCGTAGCCGCCGACCACCCCATGGGGCGGATCGGCGACCCGGGCGACTTTGGGCGGATCGTGGCCTTCCTGTGCTCGGAGACCGCCAACTATGTCAACGGCACCGGCCTACCGGTGGAGGGCGGTTCTCTCAAAGGGTCCTGA
- a CDS encoding thiamine pyrophosphate-binding protein, translating into MTGRRTGGALLVDCLLAQGVDTAFGVPGESYLAVLDALHDVEDRLRYVPCRQEGGAAYMTEAWARFTGRVGVCFVTRGPGATNASIGVHTADQGSTPMVLFVGQVGRPHRGLEAFQEVEYTSFFDDLAKWVVEVDNAADLPQVVTAAFTIATSGRPGPVVVALPEDVLRDLTTAKPGPAVEVTEQDPTDGGVAAVQSVLAGAERPVVLAGGGGWTDVGRTSLAAFTEAADLPVVVSFRRHDLFDNTNARYTGEAGVGMPPAVRETLETADVVLALNCRFGEMTTAVYTLFGTDGRPNDQQIVHMHPSAYEFGKVVTPVATVQAGPNAMAAALLAGAVPAGADRARWAGWRTGRRAAFEATLDCPSQLGDLDMGEVTAWLRERLPSDVVVTNGAGNFSVWPNKFMLYGSEARLLAPQNGTMGYGLPAAVAAKIVDPDRIVICFAGDGDVQMNIQELGTALQADARPIVLVLDNSSWGTIRMHQELHHPGRVSATDLVNPDFVALAGAYGMHAERVDRTDRFAPAFERALASDTGALLHLVIATEQLTPRLTVQGVRNSDGPE; encoded by the coding sequence ATGACCGGACGTCGCACCGGCGGTGCCCTGCTGGTCGACTGCCTCCTGGCCCAGGGGGTCGACACGGCGTTCGGGGTGCCCGGCGAGAGCTACCTGGCGGTCCTGGACGCTCTCCACGACGTAGAGGATCGTCTCCGGTACGTGCCTTGTCGCCAGGAGGGCGGCGCTGCCTATATGACCGAGGCATGGGCCCGTTTCACCGGAAGGGTCGGGGTGTGTTTCGTGACCCGGGGACCCGGGGCCACCAACGCATCCATCGGGGTGCACACCGCCGACCAGGGTTCGACGCCCATGGTCCTATTCGTCGGCCAGGTGGGGCGTCCCCATCGGGGATTGGAGGCCTTTCAGGAGGTCGAGTACACGTCGTTCTTCGACGACCTGGCCAAGTGGGTGGTCGAGGTGGACAACGCCGCAGACCTACCCCAGGTGGTAACCGCGGCGTTCACCATTGCCACCAGCGGCCGGCCGGGGCCCGTCGTGGTTGCCCTGCCGGAGGACGTCCTGCGTGACCTGACGACGGCCAAACCGGGTCCGGCGGTAGAGGTCACCGAGCAGGACCCCACAGATGGTGGGGTGGCTGCGGTGCAGTCCGTTCTGGCTGGCGCCGAGCGACCTGTGGTCCTCGCCGGGGGAGGCGGATGGACCGATGTCGGGCGGACTTCGCTGGCCGCCTTCACCGAGGCCGCTGATCTACCTGTGGTCGTCTCGTTCCGGCGACACGACCTGTTCGACAACACGAACGCCCGGTATACGGGTGAGGCGGGGGTAGGGATGCCGCCAGCCGTGCGGGAGACCCTGGAGACCGCCGACGTGGTGCTGGCCCTGAACTGCCGGTTCGGCGAGATGACGACTGCCGTCTACACGCTCTTCGGAACGGATGGTCGCCCCAACGACCAGCAGATCGTGCACATGCACCCGTCGGCGTACGAGTTTGGGAAGGTCGTGACACCGGTGGCCACCGTTCAGGCAGGCCCGAATGCCATGGCCGCTGCCCTGCTAGCGGGAGCCGTTCCGGCGGGCGCGGATCGTGCGCGCTGGGCGGGATGGCGGACCGGACGACGGGCCGCCTTTGAGGCCACTCTGGACTGTCCATCCCAGCTGGGAGACCTGGACATGGGTGAGGTCACGGCGTGGTTGCGCGAACGACTTCCGTCAGACGTGGTGGTCACCAACGGGGCCGGAAACTTCTCGGTCTGGCCCAACAAGTTCATGCTCTACGGTTCCGAGGCCCGGCTACTGGCCCCCCAGAACGGGACCATGGGCTACGGCCTGCCTGCTGCCGTGGCGGCCAAGATTGTCGACCCGGATCGCATCGTCATCTGCTTTGCTGGCGATGGCGACGTGCAGATGAACATCCAGGAACTGGGCACCGCCCTGCAGGCCGACGCCCGCCCCATCGTCCTGGTGCTGGACAACTCGTCGTGGGGGACGATCCGCATGCACCAGGAGTTGCACCATCCGGGTCGTGTTTCGGCCACCGATCTCGTGAACCCCGACTTCGTTGCCCTGGCCGGTGCCTACGGCATGCATGCCGAGCGGGTCGACCGGACTGACCGGTTTGCACCAGCCTTCGAGCGGGCACTGGCCTCAGACACCGGTGCCCTCCTGCACCTGGTGATTGCTACCGAGCAGCTAACCCCCCGCCTTACGGTCCAGGGCGTGCGCAACTCCGACGGACCGGAATGA
- a CDS encoding TetR family transcriptional regulator C-terminal domain-containing protein: MEESQGHKPAVEKRRIEILEAACAVMGKQGIAATRVGDVAKHLGISTGLVHYHFDTKDELLAAAFRHAAEKELAALRILVETGGTPRELLDIVINNFYPASGFSSWRLWIEGWAVALQSESFRQTVMELDEAWVEVLAEALTDGVASGDFSCVNPRDSAWRLACLIEGLAIQQVAHGGVINDVETRRLVADAVEAEIG; this comes from the coding sequence GTGGAAGAGTCGCAGGGGCACAAGCCGGCCGTCGAGAAGCGTCGAATAGAGATCCTTGAGGCAGCCTGCGCGGTCATGGGCAAGCAGGGGATCGCCGCCACTCGGGTGGGCGACGTGGCGAAGCACCTCGGGATCTCGACCGGTCTCGTCCACTACCACTTCGACACCAAGGATGAACTCCTAGCCGCCGCGTTCAGGCACGCCGCCGAAAAGGAACTAGCGGCTTTACGGATTCTGGTGGAAACCGGCGGAACACCAAGAGAACTCCTCGACATAGTGATCAACAATTTCTACCCAGCCAGCGGCTTTTCTAGCTGGCGACTATGGATCGAGGGCTGGGCGGTCGCGCTGCAGTCCGAGTCCTTCCGGCAGACGGTCATGGAGTTGGACGAGGCCTGGGTCGAGGTTCTCGCTGAAGCCCTCACAGACGGTGTCGCCTCCGGGGACTTCTCCTGTGTCAACCCCCGGGACTCAGCATGGCGACTGGCCTGCCTAATTGAGGGGTTGGCCATCCAGCAGGTAGCCCACGGCGGGGTGATCAACGATGTCGAAACGCGACGCTTGGTTGCCGACGCGGTCGAGGCCGAGATCGGCTAG
- a CDS encoding ABC transporter ATP-binding protein yields the protein MAVATGHVVLSDLEKRFDDVAVVRGIDLDIASGEFFSLLGPSGCGKTTTLRIIGGFERPDRGSVWIDGEEVTDLAPEHRPVNTVFQSYALFPHLTVERNVAFGLRFQKVSTDEVGTRVARALDLVELGGLEGRRPHQLSGGQQQRVALARALILEPRVLLLDEPLGALDARLRKALQVELRSLQQAIGITFVYVTHDQEEALTMSDRLAVMDEGRLVQVGTPREVYEEPIDGSVADFLGVANLLDVEHLGGGRVQVGDRVLRATGDGPVGRCRVVIRPERVRLVEGEPDNGLPVVVERRVFTGATTQVHLRSGDVTFHALLANSGGVAGEGATHAEMPVDALRLLAS from the coding sequence ATGGCGGTCGCCACGGGCCACGTGGTCCTTTCCGACCTCGAGAAGCGGTTCGACGACGTGGCCGTGGTCCGGGGCATCGACCTTGACATAGCGTCCGGGGAGTTCTTCTCACTCCTCGGGCCGTCGGGATGCGGCAAGACCACAACGCTGCGCATCATTGGGGGCTTCGAACGGCCGGACCGGGGCTCGGTGTGGATTGACGGTGAGGAGGTGACCGACCTAGCGCCGGAACACCGCCCGGTCAACACCGTCTTCCAGAGTTACGCGCTTTTCCCCCACCTCACCGTGGAGCGCAATGTGGCCTTCGGGCTTCGGTTCCAGAAGGTCTCAACCGATGAGGTGGGGACGCGGGTCGCCCGGGCGCTGGACCTGGTCGAACTCGGTGGCTTGGAGGGCCGGCGCCCCCACCAACTTTCCGGAGGGCAGCAGCAGCGCGTTGCCCTGGCCCGAGCCCTGATACTGGAGCCGCGGGTCCTGTTGCTCGACGAACCGTTGGGGGCGCTGGATGCCCGACTCCGCAAGGCCCTTCAGGTGGAGTTACGCAGCCTCCAGCAGGCGATCGGAATCACCTTTGTGTACGTCACCCACGACCAGGAGGAGGCGTTGACGATGAGCGACCGCTTGGCCGTGATGGACGAGGGCCGTCTGGTGCAGGTGGGGACCCCTCGGGAGGTCTATGAGGAGCCGATCGACGGTTCGGTGGCCGATTTCCTGGGCGTGGCCAACCTCCTCGATGTGGAACACCTGGGCGGGGGGAGGGTCCAGGTTGGGGACCGAGTGCTTCGGGCGACAGGTGACGGACCAGTAGGGCGCTGTCGCGTGGTCATTCGGCCCGAGCGGGTCCGGCTGGTCGAAGGAGAGCCAGACAACGGACTGCCCGTTGTAGTGGAGCGGCGGGTCTTCACTGGTGCCACCACCCAGGTCCATCTCAGGAGCGGGGACGTAACCTTTCATGCCTTGTTGGCCAATAGCGGCGGGGTGGCAGGCGAAGGTGCTACCCACGCGGAGATGCCGGTCGACGCCCTCCGCTTGCTGGCCAGCTAG
- a CDS encoding ABC transporter permease → MSRRRGRNPWRRPIGLATWTWAYVLWMFLPVAIAVLFSFNGGRSRSVWQGFSLRWWTGEPNASLLHDETLHSALRNSLVLALLTMLVATPIGIALAIGLARWRSRTASGANWLMLVPLVTPEIVMGASLLLVFTNLYTGIPLGRPAQLLGHVTFSISYVVVVARGRLLSIGRDYEEAARDLGASQLQAIRLVLLPLLAPAIFAGFVIVFAMSIDDFVISAFLSSGAGSETVPVRIYSAVRTSSTPALNALASFLVASTLVALALGASVMSWFRRRRGTKESALADLTSVGI, encoded by the coding sequence ATGAGCAGGCGACGAGGTCGGAACCCGTGGCGGCGGCCGATCGGCCTTGCCACCTGGACGTGGGCCTACGTGCTCTGGATGTTTCTGCCGGTAGCCATCGCCGTCTTGTTCTCGTTCAATGGCGGGCGTAGTCGTTCGGTCTGGCAGGGCTTCTCGCTGCGCTGGTGGACCGGGGAACCTAATGCCTCGCTTCTCCACGACGAGACCCTGCACAGTGCCCTGCGTAACTCGTTGGTTCTGGCTCTCCTCACCATGCTGGTGGCAACCCCGATCGGCATCGCTCTGGCTATAGGCCTGGCCCGATGGCGGTCCCGGACGGCCAGCGGCGCCAACTGGTTGATGTTGGTCCCGCTCGTCACCCCCGAGATCGTGATGGGCGCCTCGCTGCTGTTGGTCTTCACGAACCTGTACACCGGAATCCCGCTGGGACGACCAGCCCAGCTGCTGGGCCACGTGACCTTCTCCATCTCGTACGTGGTTGTGGTGGCCCGCGGCCGGCTCCTGTCGATCGGACGGGACTACGAGGAGGCGGCTCGAGACCTGGGCGCTAGCCAGCTCCAGGCCATCCGACTAGTTCTCCTACCGCTGCTCGCCCCGGCCATCTTCGCCGGTTTCGTGATCGTGTTCGCCATGTCGATCGACGACTTCGTAATCAGCGCCTTCCTATCCTCGGGGGCTGGGTCGGAGACGGTGCCTGTCCGGATCTACTCGGCCGTGCGGACCAGCTCTACGCCAGCGCTAAACGCCCTAGCCTCGTTCCTCGTCGCCTCCACGCTGGTTGCCCTCGCCCTTGGAGCCAGCGTCATGTCGTGGTTCCGGCGTCGTCGCGGAACTAAGGAGTCGGCGCTGGCCGACCTCACCTCAGTCGGCATCTGA
- a CDS encoding ABC transporter permease, translating into MTGAPTSVTTSDGSRQRGDRGTLWGLFALPGTVWLLVLFVVPFYALVCVAFGDIDPVFRNAVPAWNPLNWSFGTAGEVLGEIFGGSLRKVFLRTISYVVCAVVLSFFVGYPVAYYLARHAGRWRGLLLALMVLPFWVNYLMRMLAWVNLLQVDGWVTRAFSVFGVQVNWLDGQPVTVVLGLVYGYVPFLVLPLYAALERLDGRLLEAARDLGAGPGRTFRLVTIPLSRPGMLGAGVIIALPMFGDYYTNDMLSRSPATEMVGNQVDFYLNATTQPQKGAVLVLVLSALLVVLMSYYLVSTMRMQREIRA; encoded by the coding sequence GTGACCGGCGCCCCAACTTCCGTAACAACCTCCGACGGGTCACGACAGCGCGGTGACCGGGGCACCCTTTGGGGGCTGTTCGCCCTCCCAGGGACGGTCTGGCTACTGGTGCTGTTCGTGGTGCCGTTCTACGCGCTGGTCTGCGTGGCCTTCGGAGACATCGATCCCGTCTTCCGCAACGCCGTCCCGGCCTGGAACCCTCTCAACTGGAGCTTCGGCACTGCGGGCGAGGTCCTCGGCGAGATCTTCGGGGGGAGCCTCCGGAAGGTGTTCCTACGCACCATTTCCTATGTGGTGTGTGCCGTCGTCCTCTCGTTCTTCGTCGGCTATCCGGTGGCGTACTACCTGGCTCGGCACGCTGGACGATGGCGCGGCCTCCTCCTAGCCCTAATGGTCCTGCCGTTCTGGGTCAACTACCTGATGCGGATGCTGGCCTGGGTCAACCTGCTACAAGTTGACGGCTGGGTAACCCGGGCCTTCTCGGTGTTCGGGGTCCAGGTGAACTGGTTAGACGGCCAGCCGGTCACCGTGGTGCTGGGTCTGGTATACGGCTACGTCCCGTTCCTAGTCCTCCCCCTCTACGCCGCCCTCGAGCGACTCGACGGCCGGCTCCTTGAGGCGGCCCGTGACCTGGGGGCCGGACCAGGCCGGACCTTCCGCCTCGTGACCATCCCACTGTCGCGTCCCGGGATGCTCGGGGCCGGTGTGATCATCGCTCTGCCCATGTTCGGTGACTACTACACGAACGACATGCTGTCGCGGTCGCCGGCCACTGAGATGGTGGGGAACCAGGTCGACTTCTACCTGAACGCCACCACCCAGCCCCAGAAGGGGGCCGTCCTAGTCCTGGTGCTGTCGGCCCTTCTGGTCGTCCTCATGTCCTACTACCTGGTCAGCACTATGCGGATGCAGCGGGAAATCCGGGCATGA